The stretch of DNA ccaaacaccttTAATACATACAGTGACcctttaacaattaaaaaagaaaaaattagtatttaatTCTTGAATTACAAATTGTCAAAATTCAAtatttcaactattaaaaattgttgttttaacttCTTATCTTGATTGATAATAAACAGAACTATTATCTGCGCTGTATAATATAttgtcatataaaaaaaaaattacggcAGTGAGACATATTAGATTATGCTTAATACATTgatttcttaacaattaaaaaatttaatatttggtccctCATATGAAAAAAgatcaaatttgataaaaaaaaaaatcctaaattttattaaaaaaatcaaaaaaattcataaaaagacctaaaaatattcataaaagacttaaatttaataaaaacctaaaaaataaaaaaaatacctaaatttcattaaaaaacctaaaaatttcataaaaacacctaaaatattaaaaaaatacctaaatttcataaaaaaaaaaaatttcataaaagacctaaaaatcaaaatacctaaatttcacaaaaaaaaaaaaatttattttatatgttttatgtttaggttttctataaaatttttagttttttttatgacatttaggtatttttttgaatatttttaagtctttttataaaatttaggttttttatgaaatatttaggccttttatgaaatttaaattttttaatgtttttttatatatttatttttttaagttttttatttgaaatttatttttttgaatattttttaaggttttacaaaaaaaattagatctttttatgaaatttaggtattttttattatcaaatttggtcccttttttttttttatcatattagGGATTAAATGtcgaattttttaattattgtgagagtaaatattatatttatgtattaagtttAATCTGATATGTCTCGCTAATATagctttttttttaatgtgatgAGGCATTTTACGTGGCATAGATAACATTTCTATTTATTCTTGGTaaagatttaaaacaataatttttaataattgagatattGAATCTTGACTTTTTGCATCTCAAAGACTaaacactatatttttttttattgttgagGAGTCTCCGTATGTTTCAAGTCTATTTACAATATGCGAGTcaacatatttaaatattatcaacTAGTCATCCACGTGGTCTATCACTTACAGAAACAATCGCATTCATACACGCATTGATGTTCCATTActgtaaacatttaaaataataatttttaattgttgaaatatcaaatcttaatattttatacaccAGGTACTAAACttgacatttttaattattaagagatATTGTGCATATTAAGccatatttaaattacaaataagataacaaagactttttattttttatttttatgaccCAGCTATTTGGGTTTCATTTGCCTAGTTCTGAAGGAGATCGACCTTCGGATAATCGGCTGCGGTTACAACCTTGTACACTTTTAAGAGGACACACGATCAATCTCTACTAAATGAGATATTTATGCCTTCACTAAGAGTCGAACCCACGCCATTCTCCAAATAACAAACACAGTCCATAAGAGAGTCATCCTCCCTATATctctaataaataaaattattttaaaattaaaattaaaatataatatttagtaGAAATAAGATTAAGAAATAATCATTATTCTTAAAACAATTAACTAATATTACCTAAAATTAGCGAcattttatgaataatatttagtGTAGGTTTTAgtaatgtaataatttaatcattagtcaaaattaaattctaacatCAAACGGGTCAAATTTGGGTCAATTAGCTAACGGGTTAGGTTCTGGGTTTTGGGCTgggttcaattcaattattatgGGTCAAAGCCGATTCCTTGGATGTGGTTTGAAATGTGGCTCAAATTTGTTTCCAATTCAATATCTCAACCCTAAACTTGCTCAcccattttatttcttttctttttttttttcttctccacaaATCTTAGTTGTGATATTCTCATTGATAActgaaaggaagaaaagaaaggaaatcgACGCAATCTTGATTCAGCAAACTTAAATTTAGATTCATGAAACTCTTATGAACAATATGAAAGAATAAGAGAAACATGTTGGCTATAATGAAGATAAAGGCGTTATTTGTCATTTGTGCGTTACGACAAAAAATTAACTCTTGCAAATGAAAGAAACAAGGcccccaaaaaagaaaacaaacaaggGTGTTGCCAAATGGATGAACTTATGATGTGGCATTTTTGAAATGCATTGCATTGCTGGCATACACGATCCGTAATAGGAGACACGAAAAGAGAGAAACAAATGCACTATATTAGCATGTTAAGCGGTTCGggttttttcaaaatgaaaatgcaaacctagttgtattttctatttttgtttctaaaattgaaaaatgaaaactaaaaattaaatggtTATTCAACAAAATCTTAACATAAGAGAGAATGGTTAATCTATGTAGGGCAATTTTGAGAATCTTATCATTCAATACAAGTTCGTTTATcttaatttcatgaaaaataatgtgcAAACAACAATCTTAAtgagtaaattaatatttatatactaatttaaaatttgaaatgatttatttcaatttaaaccTCTAATTGTTGAGTTATCTCTTTTCATTTGCCTTTTTGAGTTGATGTATACtcttttaaatgattaataaattaGGATAATAAAATAAGGAACACGAATTAATAGAAATTACAACACAAGGTAGATCTATATTGTCTAAAGTAATTGTATTGATTTATGAGATCTTAAATTCGAcatctttattatttatttatgtcatgtttgattttattatttatttatgtcgTGCTAGATACGCGGCGATaagtatttttcatattaataattaaaaataaacatttattaTGACATAATTGCCATAATATACTTAACTATTATACAGAATACGTGTtagatatattataaaaaaaataatcgacATTGTTCAATAGTATAAATTTATACGAATCGGATGACATGCATTGGATCCAACTTACATGCAACGATACAATTGCTAATGTGATGTTATTATATAGATGAGAAtgatgtaatttatttatttgaataatgataatttgacaaaaatataattaatttatttattatgggTAGTATGAGAAAATGATGGAAAGAACAGGGGGCAATGTGCAAAAAAAAAGGGTTGGGCTTTTGGGACAGTGCATCTAATCTAAAGGttacaaattgaaaaaaagatgaaatcttTGTGAAGATAACAGTAATGATAGGGATGgaagtttattttattacatCATGTATGGATCTTTTGGGTCAATAATCACTGTGGAGACCACCATTTGACTGCTAATTGCCCCACCTACTTGCCAGTTCAGACAATGGCAATATTGGAAGATTATATTACATGacatgacatatatatatatatatatatatttatgattttcttttcatttcatcttcttccttaatatttttgtttccttaaTTTGCTTTCCCCATTTTTTAATGAATCTGTGAATCCAGCTGCCTCTCCTTCAATCACTCCTTTGCCCTAAAAACACATGCCTGTTTTCTACATAAAGCTCCTCTCTTTACATCAGTTTCATTCCTCCCCTCTGGTTCTTTCCCTTGTCCCTCACTCTCCtttctccaatctcttcttcttcactgcgTTTCTCTGGTTATCTCTGGCTATGGCAAAACCAGAATGCTAGTCTACGCATGCGAACAATCACCGATAAACTTCTGGGTTCTTGGTTTTGGGTTATTTTTTGATGAGATTTTGATAGGGTTGTACAGAGAACAGTGAGGTTTTATACAATGGCAGAAAACGGCTTTGACTGTGTAGCCTCGAACCTTCTCTGCACAGAAACCAACTACTGGTGCTTTGATGATCTTGATTCTGTGAACCCAGAGGAGCAAACCCATGAAACCAATAATCAACCTCTGGGTTTTAAGGATTTTGGATCAGAATCAGAATCAGAGCCATTTTTTGGTTTGCCATTGCAGAGCGAAGAGTGTTTGTCCTTTATGGCGGAGAGGGAGAGGGCGTATTTGCCCAGAGATGATTATCTCAAGAGGCTGAGAAGCGGAGAACTGGATTTGGGTATGAGAAAAGAGGCCCTTGATTGGATTTGGAAGGTCTGTTcattcgttttttttttttttctctgatgattttattcatttttttctttctaccgATTGGGCTTCGCTTTCCCCCCgaatttttgtgacaatttctGTAGATGGGTCATGGATTTCACCCCATTTTGATAAAGATTGTTGTttatttcaattcattttcctcACATTGTGCTATTGGGAATTTTGATTTGCTTCAATTGATTTCTAGTGATTTGCTGGATCAGTTACTACGTACTCAATCCAGTCAACAAACAATGTCAATGAGTTGAAGCTATAATTAATGTCCTTTCCTAGTTTGTGTCACAGTATCAGTTTTCTGGAACTGGATTCCTGACAATGCTCTCCTCATTTCTCTGTTTCTGGTGATTCATGGTTTACACGTTTTCAGTTCCTCACGTGAAATTACTGAAATGCGTTCGGTGTTTTGTTTAATTCAACAGGTCCATGCCCATTTCGGTTTTGGGCCATTGAGTCTCTGGCTATCCACCAATTACCTGGACAGATTCCTATCGGTTTATCAAATGCCCGTAAGTGAAGCACAATGATCCCagtatttctttttctcttttaatctTTTCCTTCAAATGCTGATTGCTCTTTCTTTGTTACTTTtcgtttttctttcctttctcttcgGCTTTTTCTTTTTCGGTATACAGAAAGATACAATTTGGGCAACGCAATTGTTAGCTGTAGCCTGTTTCTCACTGGCAGCAAAGATGGAGGAAGTTACAGTGCCACAGCTTGTAGATTTACAGGtgaatagagaaaaaaaaaaaaaaaaaagctgttCGATATTTCTCCATTGTTACCTAAATCTGATTGCCTTGGGGATGTGGGAACATGGACAGATAGGTGAAGCAAAATTTGTGTTTGAAGGTATAACTATAGAGAGAATGGAGCTTGTGGTGCTGAACCATTTGAAGTGGAAGCTGAGAGCTTACACTCCATTTTCCTTCCTAGACTACTTCATCCGAAAGATCAATGATGATCAGAAACTTTCATCAGGGTCTCTGATCTCTCGATCAATTCAGCTCATAATAAGCACAACTCGGGGTATTTCTCCATTGCGAGTGTGTTCAGATTAGGCTGATTTGGTGGTTAACTTGTTCAAGTGTTTGACCCTGTGCTTGGTGGCCATCGAATGCAGGTATCGACTTCTTGGAGTTCATGCCTTCTGAAATTGCAGCAGCAGTGGCAATCTCTGTTTCAGCAGAAGTAACAGGAGTAACCATTGACAAGGCATTGTCCTGCTTAACACATGTAGAAGAGGTAAAATAAAATCCTTGAGCTTTAACTTTAATGATCTTACCAATTTGATGAACTTATGAAATGTGgttattttcatttcttctttttttttttttttttcgttctTTGTCGATGTTGCAGGGGAGAGTGGTGAAGTGTCTTGATCTGATCCGGGACTTGCCATTAGTTACCATTGAGGCCTCGAATGTGGCTGCCGGTGCATCCTGTCCTCAAAGCCCAATCGGGGTGTTGGATGCTGCATTCTGGATCTATGGAACTGAGGACATGGCAGCTCCACCGTGTGCCAATTCTTCGCCTAATAGTCCAGAAGCAAAGAGGAGAAAGCTGGACCAGCCATTTCAAGAGGATCTCAAGtcataaaatgtaaattttccTCCTCCATACCCTATTCTaatctcagagagagagaggggggagagagagagggtctCAAGTCTCATGCTTTTAGCATGAAAATGAAGGAAGCAGCAGTTAGCAATCAGAGTTCTCAACAACCATAGTAGCAGTAGGTGGAGAACACAGAAATTTGAATAGCTTCATATGGTGTTTAGGGGAAAACATACATAGTTTTTGGAGGCAACTTCAGTTTTAGATGAAAATGGACGAAGGAATGAAGTGGTACTGGGGATACAAGTAGAAGAAGAGGGCCTAGGGGCAGATATAGCtcatttgttttatttctttcctcCTATCAATTTCTGAAGAATATTTGTCCTGTCAATGCCCTTTTGGTCATTTACATTTATAATCATATAATACCTTTAAATTTTATACTCTCCTCGTGCCCCACTTTTTCATTTATGTTCATGGTTtggttaattatttttaaatttagagattttatgAATCGTTAGCATTTATAAAATCGTGGGTTCAAGTTATGAAAACGATCCTCATTACCATAGATTGTCGTCAAATATATGGTGTGAAAGAGGTAAATATGCTAGATACATTTTGAATTCTCCAATGTTTGAGGTGTTTGTCATGTCTCGATATTaattatgtgataaaatataattatactaattatttttatttatcgcCATCTTATGAATTTTTTCTATATAAAGATGTCGCTAGGAAATTTAAAAGCACTCTATGTAAATTTTGATAGATTGTTCATTTGTCTTACCGACGTGattgtcatatttttatttatttaatgataatACTTATGTCTCTGTCACTTCGTTGCGCCTAATTAGTTTTATTGTGTTGAATTGTAATATAGGTGTAAtgttttgttgtattttgttatattatgtCGTACTATCAAAgtaatattgataaaaaatacattattacaAAAATGCTCTTTAGAGATGGTGGGTGTAATATCTTGAATTTTCatagaattttggaaaaaataaattattataaaaatgcatttttagagAATTAATTCCCCAAGAAAGACGTTAAATTGGAGTGGAACCAATTTATAATTGGGCGTTACGACTAGATATCGTAATTGAGGGCCTCGGCATAAAAATTGGAAAAGGGTTCAAATGAGAAGTCATAGCAAAGATTGAGGTGGtaatgtaattttgaaaaataccgagggtgtaagtgaaaatttatctttgaaaaaggggattttattaaattaggggtacTAGTATAATTTcgaaatttttttgtattgcGGGTGAGGGTAAGAGTGAAAAGAAGGGGCCAACGTGAAATTTTCAGAAACTTGGAAATTGCCGGCGGAGGCACGAATAAAACTTGCTTGAATTTTAAACAGAGATTAAAGAACAAATTATCTAACTGGGGGAGGGAGGAGGGCCAACTTATTTATTGCTGTAGTATTGTATCAATCgaaaaataatactatttaaAATAACACTTGAACCCTTCTGATTTAAATATTGCAGTCTTGGCTGAAATAAAAGGGTTACTAAGGCACTGTTCATTGCCCTCTAATAATAAAAAGTATTCATTTTataattgaaaaactaaaaatagtaattgtgtgtatatatatacgtttTATTTaaacctttatatatatattgttatatgttatatttgattttataattacttgtctatatataataatacaaaaacaaTAGAGATCCCCAGTCCaaaccaatatatataatatccaGCTCCAGGGGTGGATCTGGGGAGGGCTGCCCCCAGATCCATCGCTGATTTTAGCCCGCTCCCCTTCTAAATAGTCCAAATCCAGGAAAGATTTGAGGGAGGAATGAGACACCAGCTCCTCATTGTCATCATAAAGCAAGACTCCTTTATTAAACCTCTATCAACAACTATTATGGGACGAAATatgaatgaaaagaaaatgaaatgtaaataatCGGCTGCTCAAAGTTGGCGACGAAAATGTGGAGATTATGGGTGGATGGAACCAGAGACCCAATAACGCCACCAACAACAACAGGCACtggttttcttttcttaataaaaagatTGGGAACATTGGGATTTGGGTCAGTGAGGTCAGTAGAATCTGAGCCAACTTGTGTGTTGTCTATTCCCTTCGATAGTGATGATAAAATAATACGAATGGAAGGGGAATGTGACTGGACTGCTAATCCTCACCCACACCCACATGAGGGGACGTAACGTAACACTCTTCTTTTCCATTCAAATTCACAGCTCCATCCTCTTCTCCTCCGCCCTCCGCCATGCCATCGGAACCATAAACCAATTccaccagagagagagagagagagagagagatttgtaaTAATCGTTCAATTACACAATGTTAATAAAGGAATAGGTCACACCCTCATAGGAGCTGACGGGCAGCTTTGACCAGATTCAGAACCAAGGAACCGACTTACAATTGCATCATTCATCGGAAACAAcgttaatataattattaataaaatttcaataataataataataataataatattttacgTTACACAATCGTCTTATTTTGTGTTGataacatattattattacatcatataatataatagcaTTGATAATACGTGGAGAAACTTTTAGCAACCAAAATTTGAGCTGTTAGATACTTAAACCAATGTTTTGAAAACCAAATTGAACCAGCCCGTTTAATTAGGAAAAACCAAGAAATAGAATCATCTGCTGTATCTACTAAATTTTGAACAAATAAATCAACCAATCTTTTTTAAATGATGGAGCAGTTGAACTAGGGTTTGAATGAACCAGCCTGTTCGATTCAACTGCTAAACACACTTGTGATTTCATGAGGTCTTGTAGAAGAAGACACCCGCAAGCCAACAACCCccaggggaaaaaaaaaaagaaaaaaaagaagacactAGCAGTGGGAAATGTCATTTAAGGGACCAATGGTACTCTTATTAAGCTTCAATGACCCATTCATCTTTAACTTAAATAAATCTCATTGCGGGTTATTAACCGTGCATTAAGGGCAAAGAGAGGCTGCTCAACAACAGATACATGGCTCTGAGGCTAAAACAGATAAAGCTTAAGAGGATGTGTAGTATAACAACATGATATTATGAGGCTCAAACATATACCAATGGCTCTGACACCATTGCTAAGGCACCACCCTGTAAAGAGTAATTTTGGCTACCGTTGAATTCTTACGGAAAATAGAACCAACACAACTCATCAACGAGagctcataatttttaattaagagaatgtGAAGTCTCTATAAACCGTGTAGCTCCATTCTACTTTTCAGTTCCCTTCGCACATTCTGTGTTTTACACAAATCAAGAAACCAATTACAAAATGCTTTGGTTGGTTCCTAGGAAATCTTATTATCAAGGTCTTCTATCACTATAATGCTATACACTATAAAAGAATATCTGAATTGGGAAGAAATGTCATCCTTCGTATTATTTCTTCAATAGCAAGTGGTGAACAGACTTACCCAGCACAGGCCATTTCAGGCTGGTTTTCTGTTCTATAATTTAGCTGTCTATAATGAAGCTAGAAATCGCTGGCATAATAATAGAATTAGAGTCGCCTACTTCAAATGAAGTCGGGCTGGCCGGTTGATGTCAAGCAACGATGCCACATTCGGCTGTTATGGTCGACCACCCTCGGGTAAGTAATGACTTCCGGGATGGGAAGATATACGTAGTGTGTGTTGCATATGCCCACTGTGATGCCACTATACCCGGCAAATGCACCGTGAACCTGCCAAGATCAACATCCATATTCAGTAATGTCATTGAGCACATTCCTGTACATATTTACCCAGCTGATTCCAAtcaatttctccaatttttattaaatttgtttctAATTACAGATACTAAAAATTAGCTCATATAACACTATGAAGATATGTTGCTGGGAGTGAAATACTTGAGCTAAGCAGACCTGAGCAGACCCCATTGGTCTTCAGCTCTAGACTACAGTTGATTAAGGCTGAGCAAGACCGACTTCCACTAATGAGCCCAGCTTGTTCCGGATTAGATGTCCTAGTTCAGTCAAATCTAGGTTTTGCATCACTCATTCTAATGGGGAAATGCTGTTCAGAGGCCAAAAAGAAGCTGATATGAATTCCACTAAAGAGCCCAACTTGTTCAGAGAAGCTAACTTTGCCTAACAGGTgcaaaaaataaaccaactTACCTGACCCTACCCAGTCCAATTTCTATTTGTCTTTAGCCAAAGAAACACGTATCTGTGGTGAACAGGTTAAGGTTTCAAGCCAGACAAGGTACACAGttttggaagaaagaaaaatgatattgtcAAGTGGGAAAGAAGATCAAAGGGCACAGATACAAGACCAGAACAAAGAAGACCAGCTGGTTAATCTGACTCAACCAGGAAATGGCAGAAACGACCTATGTTTTGATCACAGATTTGGATTGCCCAAGGGAAAACATATCAAGTAAATATTATACCGACCAGAAGTATAATATTGGCACACTTctaaatttgagagaaatgaCAGAGAAGCTAGGCTCAACGGAGTGATCCCACAATATCTGCATGGAAATagcaattttttattattgttccACATTTTCTGGTCATGTTCACGTTATATAACTTAGTTAACTCATGAACGAATCAAATATCTCTGATTTGTAACCCTTGTTGAACCAACGAAATCTGGGTAGATACCTTCTCCTGTTCAATGCCTGGAAGATTCTGATACCTATGTTAAATTGATGTGTGTATTCCCAATGGGCAATGGcaggaaaaggaaaatctcAATCGACTTCTAGAACATATAGTGAAATTGCTTTTTATTTGTACCCTGCTACTTCAAGTTATAGTTAAGTAATCCAAAAGTATTACATAGAATTCATGATGCTGTAACTTagggaaaaaagaaatacaAGCTAATCAACATTGGTATAAGGCAGATGGCTTTAACAAAAATTATCTAACTGGTTTTATTTGTCAACAGTTACGCATCTGATTTTTTTCCCTCTCGCTTACTCATTTCCTTCAATTTCATTTATGGCCCTTCCCATCTGGAAGAGGAAAGGGTGGCGAGATTGGGCAGTTATATTAGGTACTTTTTGCCTAATGTTCCTCCAAAAAGGAATTCGGACTACTGAAAATCTCACCAATATACTGCATAAGATACATATATTTTCGAGTGAGAATGGTATCAGAAAGTTAGCATGTGATACGTACCGCATTTTGGCCCAATACAGTACAAAGAATTCCATCCGATGCATTTGCACGGACTGCTCGTATCATGTATGTTGGATCAATGTACTTCACATCAGCTGGAACGCCTATCTCCTTAAAGTATTTCTTTGTctgatagaaaagaaaaaagtagaTCAGTACATCCAGAATTGTGACGCATAAGTACTCAGGAGCTGCTGTTCAAAGAAATACATGTTATGCTTTCATCAGAATATCATACATTTCTTtagaatttcaaaatatttccaaaGGGTCTAATTTTATGTTCTTTCATCAGAATATCATGTTATGCTgttcaaatttgtttttctGTTATTGTTAAAACTCAAGTCTCAAGTTATTTTCTTTGAACTTGTAAAACAAGTATGAGCGAACACACATTGGACACTCCCATGAATGCGCACCCACTTCCTTTTTCACATCAAGGCACCAAATGTTACACAATAAAGTGAGAAAAGGCCAGGCTACTACTGACTTCTGCTTCGCTACTTAGATCAAATAACTCAAACAGAGACCATACTGATAATTAATCAGCTAGTTGCAGCCACTCTCTATGATGATCACCAATTGCATGAATGGACAACTTACCTCTTGTTGTAGATGTACACCAATATCACTAAGTACAGTATTTCCAGATGCATCTTTGGCATTAGTTTTCTGAAGTAAATTCTGCATCAAAGAGGAAAAACATAAAGCATGGAACTATAGTTAGTTTcacagttttaaaatattagaagacAAACATTTTTACTGTAATAATAAAAGACAGTACACTTGAATGTTTCAACATAAAAACATCAAAAGGTTAAAACATAGAAATGAATAGAACGTAAATATTTGCAGTGGTGAGAAGTGGAAAGCTAATACTAGGTTTTCATGAGAAAAAGAGCCAGCGATGGAAAATTATGAATGAGACCTTGGTATGAAAAAGTCAAGATAGAGAATGAAAAATCCTTCAAACGGTATAAGTGAGACATTGGATGTGCCCAAACTTCAACATACAAAGTTTTACCACAAATTTGAATATGTAATAAAGCTGTGAATGACAGCATTAAGAGCAATTGTTGTACATTACTGTCTCATATAAGTTAGAAAGGAgaaccaaaaggaaaaaagaaagtggAAAAATAT from Diospyros lotus cultivar Yz01 chromosome 6, ASM1463336v1, whole genome shotgun sequence encodes:
- the LOC127804077 gene encoding cyclin-D4-1-like, with amino-acid sequence MAENGFDCVASNLLCTETNYWCFDDLDSVNPEEQTHETNNQPLGFKDFGSESESEPFFGLPLQSEECLSFMAERERAYLPRDDYLKRLRSGELDLGMRKEALDWIWKVHAHFGFGPLSLWLSTNYLDRFLSVYQMPKDTIWATQLLAVACFSLAAKMEEVTVPQLVDLQIGEAKFVFEGITIERMELVVLNHLKWKLRAYTPFSFLDYFIRKINDDQKLSSGSLISRSIQLIISTTRGIDFLEFMPSEIAAAVAISVSAEVTGVTIDKALSCLTHVEEGRVVKCLDLIRDLPLVTIEASNVAAGASCPQSPIGVLDAAFWIYGTEDMAAPPCANSSPNSPEAKRRKLDQPFQEDLKS